Proteins from a genomic interval of Polaribacter sp. Q13:
- a CDS encoding dipeptide epimerase: MEIKLHSYNLQLKHTFTISRESHDFQPSLVVELVSDGFSGFGEATSNPYYNITVDKMMKIILENKNVIESLSGENPSIFWQKLQPLFKENMFALCALDMAFNDLYARKLHKKLYEVWGFNINKNPMTDYTIGIDSVEKMVAKMKELPWPIYKIKLGTKNDIEIVTELRKHSDAIFRIDANCGWTADEAIENSIKLKELGVEFLEQPLKADDIEGAKKLYLNSALPIIADESCIVESDVEKCFGLFHGVNVKLTKCGGLTPGKRMLEKAKELGLKTMVGCMTESTVGISAIAHLLPLLDYVDMDGGLLLKKDIAKGITIHNGVISYADKNGTGVSLL; this comes from the coding sequence ATGGAAATAAAACTACATTCTTATAATCTTCAATTAAAACACACATTTACAATTTCTAGAGAGTCTCACGATTTTCAACCAAGTTTAGTTGTAGAGTTGGTTTCAGATGGTTTTTCTGGTTTTGGTGAAGCAACTTCAAACCCTTATTATAATATTACAGTTGATAAAATGATGAAAATTATTTTAGAAAATAAAAATGTTATTGAATCTTTATCAGGCGAAAATCCTTCTATTTTTTGGCAAAAGTTACAACCGTTATTTAAAGAAAATATGTTCGCATTATGTGCTTTAGATATGGCTTTTAATGATTTGTATGCACGTAAACTACATAAAAAATTATATGAGGTTTGGGGTTTTAATATTAATAAAAATCCAATGACAGATTATACAATAGGTATCGATTCTGTAGAGAAAATGGTAGCGAAGATGAAAGAACTTCCTTGGCCGATTTATAAAATAAAATTAGGAACAAAAAACGATATTGAAATAGTTACAGAATTAAGAAAACATTCTGATGCCATTTTTAGAATTGATGCAAATTGTGGTTGGACAGCAGATGAGGCGATAGAAAATTCGATAAAACTAAAAGAATTAGGGGTAGAATTTTTAGAGCAACCTTTAAAAGCAGATGATATTGAAGGAGCAAAGAAGTTATACCTAAATTCTGCTTTACCCATTATTGCAGATGAAAGCTGTATTGTAGAAAGTGATGTAGAAAAATGTTTTGGTTTGTTTCATGGTGTAAACGTAAAACTTACAAAATGTGGAGGTTTAACTCCGGGTAAAAGAATGTTAGAAAAAGCAAAAGAATTAGGTTTAAAAACAATGGTTGGTTGCATGACAGAATCTACCGTTGGTATTTCTGCCATTGCACATTTATTACCACTTTTAGATTATGTTGATATGGATGGTGGCTTGTTGTTAAAAAAAGATATTGCTAAAGGAATTACCATACACAATGGTGTAATTTCTTATGCTGATAAAAACGGAACAGGAGTTTCATTATTATAA
- a CDS encoding aminotransferase class I/II-fold pyridoxal phosphate-dependent enzyme codes for MQLEKVPNTTASLNGKEYLYFSGTSYLGVAALPEFQELVFKAIKKWGVSYGSSRSANIKLAIYQKGETFLANFLQTESAVTLSSGTLAGQFAINTLDRFVDAFYFMPKTHPAILPKNALPVFNDSELHTSLKSLKNKKISIVLDGIAAFETTPFSFGFLKEIDASNTIYILVDESHSLGVLGDKGNGISNLIPKKAHIKVIITSSLGKAYGINGGVIAGDLTFINLIKKDNLFIGCAGMSPAFLEVFVNAQEIYKNQLLKLKSNMEYVYHQLKDNTAITIDKMYPVFFHSDEQIEQILLNKNILITSFYYATSTKKFNRIVVNANHTKEQLDVLILSL; via the coding sequence ATGCAATTAGAAAAAGTACCAAACACAACAGCTTCTTTAAACGGAAAAGAATATTTGTATTTTAGTGGAACTTCTTATTTAGGAGTTGCTGCTTTACCGGAGTTTCAAGAATTGGTTTTTAAAGCAATTAAAAAATGGGGCGTTTCTTACGGAAGTTCTAGAAGTGCAAATATTAAACTAGCAATTTATCAGAAAGGTGAAACTTTTTTAGCCAATTTTTTACAGACAGAATCGGCTGTAACACTTTCATCAGGAACTTTAGCGGGTCAATTTGCTATAAATACATTAGACAGGTTTGTAGATGCTTTTTATTTTATGCCAAAAACGCATCCAGCAATTTTGCCAAAAAATGCGTTGCCTGTTTTTAATGATTCAGAATTACATACATCTTTAAAATCTTTAAAAAATAAAAAAATAAGTATTGTTTTAGATGGAATTGCTGCTTTTGAAACAACTCCGTTTTCTTTCGGTTTTTTAAAGGAAATAGATGCTTCGAACACCATTTATATTCTTGTAGATGAATCTCATAGTTTAGGTGTTTTGGGTGATAAAGGAAACGGAATTTCTAATTTGATACCGAAAAAAGCTCATATAAAAGTGATTATTACTTCTTCTTTAGGAAAAGCTTACGGAATTAACGGAGGCGTAATTGCTGGAGATTTAACTTTTATAAACCTAATCAAAAAAGACAATCTTTTTATTGGTTGTGCAGGTATGAGTCCTGCTTTTTTAGAGGTTTTTGTAAATGCACAAGAAATTTATAAAAATCAATTATTAAAACTGAAAAGTAATATGGAGTACGTGTATCATCAATTAAAAGATAATACAGCAATTACTATAGATAAAATGTATCCTGTTTTCTTTCATTCTGATGAACAAATAGAACAAATTTTATTAAATAAAAATATTTTAATAACCTCTTTTTATTATGCTACAAGTACTAAAAAGTTTAATCGAATTGTTGTGAATGCAAATCATACAAAAGAGCAGTTGGATGTTTTAATTTTATCATTATAA
- a CDS encoding SusD/RagB family nutrient-binding outer membrane lipoprotein, with the protein MKKIIIICILFVSISSCTSDYEELNKDPLAATKVPTTALLTAATQSLINVNSGLGYNKTMMFYSQQWAQRETTTRSVYGLSPDGDWSAFYGILPEIMEIIKLNTGEDKDSYAAYGKNENQIAVATILKVWVFHNLTDTWGNVPYSETFNDDITSPKFDNQEDIYPALLQELKDAVALIDTNASGFTSGDLMYNGDMTKWKTFANSMRARIAMRMSEVNPGLAKTEVADALGASVFTSNNDNAVIAFQNEEANANPLYIEFLTQKWTFIAEPLTDLMNSYGSGTASTPSDPRTSKYADPNDAGEYIGFPYGLETTDTFNYAIGDRSLPNATTRAIDFNSYIMTYSELLFIKAEAEQRGWFGTAGNAATTYKQAITASMEQWGVSSTATTSYLTQTDVLYNASNWKKYIGEQKYLALFSQGGNAWSEWRRLDYPILNFPTAGLLNTTEIPRRYFYPTNEGIINGDNLDQAVIDMGGDTFSTRMWWDQ; encoded by the coding sequence ATGAAGAAAATTATAATAATATGTATATTATTTGTTAGTATAAGTTCTTGTACTAGCGATTATGAAGAACTAAATAAAGATCCCTTAGCGGCAACAAAAGTACCTACTACAGCACTTTTAACCGCTGCAACACAAAGTTTAATTAATGTTAATTCTGGGCTAGGTTATAACAAAACCATGATGTTTTATTCGCAACAATGGGCGCAAAGAGAAACAACTACTAGAAGTGTGTACGGTCTTTCTCCTGATGGTGATTGGAGTGCTTTTTATGGTATTTTACCTGAAATTATGGAAATAATTAAACTAAATACAGGAGAAGACAAAGATAGTTACGCAGCTTATGGAAAAAACGAAAACCAAATAGCAGTTGCCACCATATTAAAAGTATGGGTTTTTCATAACCTAACAGATACTTGGGGAAATGTACCTTATTCAGAAACTTTTAATGATGATATTACTTCTCCTAAATTTGACAATCAAGAAGATATCTACCCTGCATTATTACAAGAATTAAAAGATGCAGTTGCATTAATAGATACAAATGCTTCTGGTTTTACAAGTGGAGATTTAATGTATAATGGAGATATGACTAAATGGAAAACTTTTGCAAACTCTATGAGAGCAAGAATTGCCATGAGAATGTCTGAAGTAAACCCTGGCTTAGCCAAAACTGAAGTTGCTGATGCTTTAGGAGCTTCTGTATTTACGAGTAATAATGACAATGCAGTTATTGCATTTCAAAATGAAGAAGCCAATGCAAACCCATTGTATATAGAATTTTTAACGCAAAAATGGACTTTTATTGCAGAACCATTAACTGATTTAATGAATTCTTATGGTTCTGGTACAGCTTCAACACCTTCAGACCCAAGAACATCTAAATATGCAGATCCCAATGATGCAGGAGAATATATTGGCTTTCCTTATGGTTTAGAAACTACAGACACCTTTAATTACGCAATAGGAGACCGTTCATTACCAAATGCAACCACAAGAGCTATTGATTTTAACAGCTATATTATGACGTATTCTGAATTGCTGTTTATTAAAGCAGAAGCCGAACAAAGAGGTTGGTTTGGCACTGCAGGAAATGCTGCAACAACATACAAACAAGCCATTACAGCAAGTATGGAGCAATGGGGAGTTAGTTCTACTGCTACCACTTCTTATTTGACTCAAACAGATGTTCTGTATAACGCATCTAACTGGAAAAAGTATATTGGAGAGCAAAAATATCTTGCATTATTTTCTCAAGGAGGAAATGCTTGGAGCGAATGGAGAAGGTTAGATTACCCTATTTTAAATTTCCCTACCGCAGGTTTACTTAACACAACCGAAATTCCTAGAAGATATTTTTATCCGACGAATGAAGGCATTATAAATGGAGATAATCTAGACCAAGCTGTTATAGATATGGGTGGAGATACTTTCTCTACAAGAATGTGGTGGGATCAATAA
- a CDS encoding SusC/RagA family TonB-linked outer membrane protein, protein MRKKLLFIVSILFLFTLNFVAQDITVKGKVKDKTGELPGVSVLIKGTTKGTSTDFNGTYSIKAKKGAILVFSSLGYKTKKVIIQSATLNVTLIEDANILDEVVVTALGITREKKSLGYAIQEVDGDNLNKASETNVVNTLAGKVSGVQIQGTGNIGGSSRILLRGASSLTGNNQPLFVVDGVPIDNSNFGSATQAYGDRDDTSGNVDYGNAAQDINPDDIESVSVLKGANAAALYGSRAGNGVILITTKKGKKNKGLGISINNSFSLETAFDFPELQNEYGGGQSLTFANIGTDGIPIQNVSTDESWGPKLDGRLVRQWDGEGNGGEVRPWIAHPDNYKNFFNTGQISKTNIAISNASEDVNYRVSYTNLNHKGIVPNSSIKRNTINLNLNGKIDKLSISTNLSYINTKGEGRPKGGGSSDNLTYNMVIWTQRQLDIDKLRNYERADGSQLTWRTDDLNSTNVRANNPFWLAYKDYQDDEKDRIIGNVKVKYDITEKLNASVRYGFDSYNDNRRDRRSVGSRYTPYYLSKIYDFKEENIDAILNYNNRELTSDISLIATLGMNTMSRTLESNIGATQGGLTVSDIYSLANSVDAAFLERSLVNKKTSSIYASTSFGFKDLAYLDLTARNDWSSTLPKDNWSYFYPSATASVIFSKFIESDVLSFGKFRAGWAQVGNDTEPYRLTNNYTQGSAVGGNPVFTIPSTLNNAELKPELTSSFETGVDLKLFSNRLSVDATYYTGKTTNQIMPITVSETTGYTQKWVNAGEIKNSGIELQLQGSPIRTKDFSWDIGINWAKNNNEVVELAEGLDTYLMSTFYTSGPASVTLESRVGESFSSIYATKVARDPDGNKIVDANGYYISGEQEFIGSVLPDWTSGITNTFTYKNFTLSALIDIQKGGVFYARGYQTAVYAGTMAVTAANGVRENGIVAEGVMSDGNGGYVTNTTPAASVDQYFRLYRRNPGDFTTFDASFVKLREVSFNYTFPSKLTEKLKLNSLNLSLVGRNLAILHRNTPKGYDPESAGNASGNIQGREYGQLPSARTIGMNLKLTF, encoded by the coding sequence ATGAGAAAAAAATTATTATTTATAGTTTCTATTCTCTTCCTATTTACATTAAATTTTGTTGCTCAAGATATTACTGTAAAAGGGAAGGTAAAAGACAAAACAGGAGAATTACCAGGAGTAAGTGTACTAATTAAAGGTACAACAAAAGGTACAAGTACAGATTTTAATGGAACGTATTCTATTAAAGCAAAAAAAGGAGCCATTTTAGTATTTTCTTCTTTAGGATATAAAACTAAAAAAGTTATTATTCAGTCTGCAACTCTTAACGTAACATTAATAGAAGATGCTAATATTTTAGATGAAGTAGTAGTAACTGCCTTAGGTATTACAAGAGAAAAAAAATCTTTAGGATATGCAATTCAAGAAGTAGACGGAGATAACCTTAATAAGGCCTCTGAAACAAATGTTGTAAATACCTTAGCAGGTAAAGTTTCTGGTGTTCAAATTCAGGGAACAGGTAATATTGGTGGTTCTTCTAGAATTCTTTTAAGAGGAGCTTCTTCTTTAACAGGTAACAACCAACCGTTATTTGTTGTAGATGGTGTACCTATAGATAATTCTAATTTTGGAAGTGCTACCCAAGCTTATGGAGATAGAGATGATACTAGTGGAAATGTAGATTATGGTAATGCTGCACAAGACATTAACCCAGATGATATTGAATCTGTAAGTGTTTTAAAAGGAGCAAATGCTGCTGCACTTTATGGTTCTAGAGCAGGAAATGGAGTTATTTTAATTACCACTAAAAAAGGAAAAAAGAATAAAGGTTTAGGCATCTCTATCAATAATAGTTTTTCTTTAGAAACGGCTTTCGATTTCCCGGAATTACAAAATGAATATGGTGGAGGGCAATCTTTAACCTTTGCAAATATTGGTACTGACGGTATTCCTATTCAGAATGTATCTACAGATGAAAGTTGGGGACCAAAATTAGATGGAAGATTAGTAAGACAATGGGACGGAGAAGGAAATGGTGGAGAAGTACGACCTTGGATTGCACACCCAGATAATTATAAAAATTTCTTTAATACTGGTCAAATTAGTAAAACAAACATTGCTATTAGTAATGCAAGTGAAGACGTAAATTACAGAGTGTCTTATACCAACTTAAACCACAAAGGTATTGTACCAAATAGTAGTATAAAGAGAAATACTATTAATTTAAATTTAAATGGAAAAATTGATAAATTATCTATTTCTACAAACCTTAGTTATATTAATACAAAGGGAGAAGGAAGACCAAAAGGTGGTGGTAGTAGCGATAATTTAACTTACAACATGGTAATTTGGACACAAAGACAATTAGATATTGATAAATTAAGAAATTATGAAAGAGCAGATGGTTCTCAACTTACTTGGAGAACAGACGATCTTAATTCTACAAATGTAAGAGCAAATAACCCTTTTTGGTTAGCTTACAAAGATTATCAAGATGATGAAAAAGACAGAATTATTGGTAATGTAAAAGTTAAATATGACATTACAGAGAAGTTAAATGCCTCTGTAAGATATGGTTTTGATAGTTATAATGATAACAGAAGAGATCGTAGATCTGTAGGTAGTAGATATACTCCTTACTATCTTAGTAAAATTTACGATTTTAAAGAAGAAAATATAGATGCAATCTTAAACTATAATAACAGAGAATTAACTTCCGATATTTCTTTAATAGCTACTTTAGGTATGAATACGATGAGTAGAACTCTTGAGTCTAACATAGGTGCAACACAAGGTGGTTTAACAGTTTCAGATATTTATTCATTAGCCAATTCTGTAGATGCTGCTTTTTTAGAAAGATCTTTAGTCAATAAAAAGACAAGTAGTATTTATGCAAGTACTTCTTTTGGATTTAAAGATTTAGCATATTTAGATTTAACAGCAAGAAATGATTGGTCTTCTACACTACCAAAAGACAATTGGTCCTATTTCTACCCTTCTGCCACAGCAAGTGTAATTTTTTCTAAATTTATAGAAAGTGACGTATTATCATTTGGTAAATTTAGAGCAGGTTGGGCTCAAGTTGGTAATGATACAGAACCTTACAGACTTACAAATAACTATACTCAAGGTTCTGCCGTTGGCGGAAACCCGGTATTTACAATTCCATCTACATTAAACAACGCAGAATTAAAACCAGAATTAACTTCTTCTTTTGAAACTGGTGTAGATCTTAAATTATTTAGTAATAGATTAAGTGTAGACGCTACTTATTACACGGGTAAAACTACCAATCAAATTATGCCTATAACAGTTTCTGAAACAACAGGATATACTCAAAAATGGGTTAATGCAGGAGAAATTAAAAATAGTGGTATCGAATTACAATTACAAGGATCACCAATTAGAACTAAAGATTTTTCTTGGGATATTGGTATCAATTGGGCAAAAAACAATAATGAAGTTGTAGAATTGGCTGAAGGATTGGATACATACTTAATGAGTACGTTCTACACTTCAGGACCAGCAAGTGTTACTTTAGAATCTAGAGTTGGAGAATCATTTAGTTCCATTTATGCAACAAAAGTAGCAAGAGACCCTGATGGAAATAAAATAGTAGATGCTAACGGATATTATATTAGTGGAGAACAAGAATTTATAGGTAGTGTTTTACCAGATTGGACTTCTGGTATTACAAACACATTTACGTATAAAAACTTCACTTTATCGGCTTTAATTGATATTCAAAAAGGAGGAGTGTTTTACGCTAGAGGTTACCAAACTGCTGTCTATGCAGGTACTATGGCAGTAACTGCTGCAAATGGTGTTCGTGAAAATGGAATCGTTGCAGAAGGTGTAATGTCTGATGGAAATGGAGGCTATGTTACCAATACAACTCCTGCTGCTTCCGTAGATCAATACTTTAGACTTTACAGAAGAAACCCAGGAGATTTTACAACATTTGATGCTAGTTTTGTTAAGTTAAGAGAAGTTTCTTTCAATTATACTTTTCCATCAAAATTAACAGAAAAATTAAAGTTAAATAGTTTAAACCTTTCATTGGTTGGTAGAAACCTTGCAATTCTTCACAGAAATACTCCAAAAGGATACGATCCAGAATCTGCAGGTAATGCTTCTGGTAATATTCAAGGTAGAGAATATGGTCAATTACCGTCTGCACGTACTATAGGAATGAATTTGAAACTAACATTTTAA
- a CDS encoding OsmC family protein, which translates to MATNIVKTTWKENMQFESDNPSGLNLTMDAGEESGGEGKGYRPKALMLASLAGCSGLDVVSLLTKMRAEVADFKIDVTAELTDEHPKFYNKVKVDYHFSDSDLKPDKIQKAVNLSVTKYCGVMEMFRQFAEVEIEIHLHKIEI; encoded by the coding sequence ATGGCTACAAATATTGTAAAAACTACCTGGAAAGAAAACATGCAATTTGAATCTGACAATCCGAGTGGATTAAATTTGACCATGGATGCAGGAGAAGAAAGTGGAGGAGAAGGAAAAGGGTACAGACCAAAAGCTTTAATGTTAGCTTCATTGGCCGGATGTTCTGGTTTAGATGTAGTGTCTTTGTTAACAAAAATGCGTGCAGAAGTTGCAGATTTTAAAATTGATGTTACTGCAGAGTTAACAGATGAACACCCAAAGTTTTATAATAAAGTAAAAGTAGATTATCATTTTTCGGATAGTGATTTAAAACCAGATAAAATTCAGAAAGCAGTTAATTTATCGGTTACAAAATATTGCGGAGTTATGGAAATGTTTCGTCAATTTGCAGAAGTAGAGATTGAAATACATTTGCATAAAATAGAGATTTAA
- the recJ gene encoding single-stranded-DNA-specific exonuclease RecJ, whose translation MRWTLKPKADKEKIEELAKELQVDKTIASILCQRNIETFEAAKNYFRPSLDEIHDPFLMKDMDLAVARIETAISNNENILVFGDYDVDGTTAVSLVASYLKTIYPNIATYIPDRYAEGYGVSYMGIDFAHDNDFSLIIALDCGIKAIDKVAYATEKNVDFIICDHHKPGDEIPKAVAVLNAKREDCFYPFDELCGCGVGFKLVQALGVSRGQTIEDFIPYLDLVATAIAADIVPMNGENRVLAYHGLQVINESPRNGIKAIIHQTKKSELTITDVVFTIAPRINAAGRMKHGNYAVELLTEMDFDSAVEFAAAIEIFNADRKDLDKKITDQALIQIIDNEEEDRYTSVVFQEDWHKGVIGIVASRLIEKYYRPTLVFTKSGDKLAASARSVKGFDVYNALHACEEFIEQFGGHKYAAGLTLLPENYENFKNKFEEVVKATIDKELLTPEISIDAEIDLLEITPKFFRIIQQMAPFGPMNMRPTFKTTCVRDNGYGKQVGADKTHLKLNVFQGDNKRTFNSIGFGLGDKMELVQNDFDIVYGLDENVWNGNKSIQLLLKDLK comes from the coding sequence ATGAGATGGACGTTGAAACCAAAAGCAGATAAAGAAAAAATAGAAGAATTAGCAAAAGAACTTCAAGTTGATAAAACAATAGCGTCTATACTATGTCAAAGAAATATTGAAACATTTGAGGCTGCAAAGAATTATTTTCGCCCGAGTTTAGATGAAATTCATGATCCTTTTTTAATGAAGGATATGGATCTTGCTGTTGCCAGAATTGAAACTGCAATCTCGAACAATGAAAATATTCTTGTTTTTGGTGATTATGATGTAGATGGTACAACAGCTGTTTCTTTAGTTGCGTCTTATTTAAAAACGATTTATCCAAATATTGCAACCTATATTCCAGATAGATATGCAGAAGGTTATGGCGTTTCTTATATGGGAATTGATTTTGCGCATGACAATGATTTTTCTTTAATTATAGCCTTAGATTGTGGTATAAAAGCCATTGATAAAGTTGCGTATGCAACCGAAAAAAATGTAGATTTTATTATTTGTGATCACCATAAACCTGGTGATGAAATTCCGAAAGCAGTTGCAGTTTTAAATGCAAAAAGAGAAGATTGTTTTTATCCTTTTGATGAGCTTTGTGGTTGTGGTGTTGGGTTTAAGTTAGTTCAAGCTTTAGGCGTTTCTAGAGGTCAAACCATAGAAGATTTTATTCCTTATTTAGATTTGGTGGCTACTGCAATTGCTGCAGATATTGTACCTATGAATGGAGAAAATAGAGTTTTAGCATATCATGGTTTACAGGTTATTAACGAAAGTCCAAGAAACGGAATAAAGGCAATTATTCATCAAACTAAAAAGTCTGAATTAACAATTACCGATGTTGTTTTTACCATTGCGCCAAGAATAAATGCAGCAGGTAGAATGAAGCATGGTAATTACGCAGTAGAATTATTAACAGAAATGGATTTTGATTCAGCTGTTGAATTTGCTGCTGCCATAGAAATTTTTAATGCAGATAGAAAAGATTTAGATAAGAAAATAACAGATCAAGCTTTAATTCAAATTATTGATAATGAGGAAGAAGACCGTTATACATCGGTGGTTTTTCAAGAAGATTGGCACAAAGGAGTTATTGGAATTGTAGCTTCTCGTTTAATAGAAAAATATTACAGACCCACCTTAGTTTTTACCAAAAGTGGCGATAAATTAGCGGCTTCCGCACGTTCTGTAAAAGGTTTTGATGTGTATAATGCATTGCATGCTTGTGAAGAGTTTATAGAGCAATTCGGCGGACATAAATATGCCGCAGGTTTAACGTTGTTACCGGAAAATTATGAGAATTTTAAAAATAAGTTCGAAGAAGTTGTAAAAGCTACCATCGATAAAGAGTTGCTAACGCCAGAAATTTCGATAGATGCAGAAATAGATTTGTTAGAAATTACACCTAAGTTTTTTAGAATTATTCAGCAAATGGCACCTTTTGGACCTATGAATATGAGACCTACTTTTAAAACGACTTGTGTAAGAGACAACGGATACGGAAAACAAGTAGGAGCAGATAAAACACATTTAAAATTGAATGTTTTTCAAGGTGATAATAAAAGGACCTTTAATTCCATTGGTTTTGGTTTAGGAGATAAAATGGAATTAGTTCAAAATGATTTTGATATTGTATACGGTTTAGATGAAAACGTATGGAATGGTAATAAATCGATACAGTTGTTGTTGAAAGATTTGAAGTAG